A window of Bacillus sp. DX3.1 genomic DNA:
TTTCTTCTCATCAAAACGCTCTTCATCTGAGAATAAATCAACAAAAGCATCCGGTACAACATCTGCTAATTTGCCCTTTAAGTCTAAAATCATTTGACGTGCTGTTTTCTTTCCGACACCCGGGAATTTTACTAAAAATTTTTCATCCTCATGTTCAATTGCTTGGACAACCTGTCCTGTTTGACCTGAGGCTAAAATTGCTAGTGCACCTTTTGGTCCAATCCCCGATACACCTAAAAGTTTTGTAAATAATAAACGCTCTTCACGTGTCTTAAATCCGTAAAGGGCCATTATATCTTCTCTCACATAATGATATGTATATACACGAATTTCTTGCTTACTTCTTTGAAATACATACGGATTTGGCGTGAAAATTTGATAGCCAATTCCATTATGGTCAAGAACGACATATTCTGGTCCTACATGTTCCACATAACCTGTAATATATTCATACAAAATACGATCTCTCCCTCTCAAATCATGTATTCCATTTTAACATACTTAATGATAGAAAAGCGAGACTACCCCAACAAACGTTCCCTGTATAGAATTTCCATTTTTTTAATATTGACAGAATGATATAAAGCAAATTAATATTACAAAGTCGATAATGATTATCAATACTAATTAAAGGGGTTACATCAAGATGAAACGCAATCTATCTATTCTATTTACTCTCATTCTTGTTATTTTTGCCATTGTTGGTTGCTCTTCTAAACAAGAAGAATCACAGGCAAAAGAACAACCGAAAACAAAAGTTGTAAAACATGCAAAAGGTGAAGTTAAAATTCCAACAAATCCAAAGAGAATTGTTGACTTATCTGGATCATCTGAAGAACTATTACTTCTTGGTCATAAACCTGTCGGTACAGCTAACACGTATAAAGACAAAATCCAAGATCACCTACAAGAAAAACTAAAAGGTGTAAAAGCAGTTGGTTGGTACTGGGCACCTAAAGTCGATTTAGAAGCGGTTACTGCTTTAAAACCAGATTTAATTATTTTAAACAATCGTCAATTGAAGATTTATGATCAATTGGAAAAAGTTGCACCAACAGTTGTCCTAGAAACGAACTTAGAGAATTGGCGCGATAAATTTAAAGAAGTAGGCAACCTATTTGACGAAGAGAAAAAAGCGGATAAATGGATTGCAGACTATGATAAAAAAGCAGCTTCTTTATCTAAGAAAATTAAAGGGAAAACAAAAGATGAAAACTTTATGTTCCTTGCTGTAACACCGCAAAACTTTCGTGTATACGGTAGCTTCGGGTATGGTGATATTCTCTTTAACGATTTAAAACTTCCTGCAACAAAAGGCACAGACTTAAAACAAACGATGGCACAAGTATCATTAGAAGGCCTTGTTGCATTCCAGCCTGATCAAATGTTTATCGTAAACTTTGGCGGCGAAGCAGATAAAGTTTATGATGACTACAAAAACAGCGCTGTTTGGAAAGATAACAAAGCTGTAAAAAATAATCATGTTTACAAAGTAAGCAATGAAGTCTTTAACACAAAAGCATTCAATCCGATCGGTAAAGATATGTTAATTGATGAAATTGCAAAACAAATTTTAGATAAGAATAAATAAGAAAACAGCAGCTCATCCTGAGCTGCTGTTTTTCTTATTTTGCACCGCATACCGCCTCATTTTCTCAATTGTTTTCACAAATCGTTCCTTTGATTTGATACGAATGCCACGTTTTAACTCTGCCCGCTCATAACTTTCTAGCTTTTTCATATCAATTTGAAAAAATGAATGAATCGCATTATCACTTTTTGGTACACCGTTAAAAATTTGCAATATGCCCTCATTTGAAACACCAAAATACCCACTTGTTTTAAGTAGCGGTGAAATATCATCTACCTTTTTTTGCAATATAATTTGTACATCATCACGATCAACAAGCTGCCATTCTTTATACTGCTTCAGAAACTGTTCTAGATTTGCTACCTTTTCAGTAAAAATTTCCTCACTTACTTCTCCATCTACATAAATACGCTCTAGCAGAATTGTAACTTGAGGTTCTTTTTGCGTTACATTTGGAACAGTAGCCGCAGCTGTAGCACTCGATTCATGATACAAACAAAACATAGCAATTACGACTTGAACTGCAATCATCATGAATTTCATTTCCGTTCACCTCTTCTAGGCAATATAAAACTTCCATTTGTAGTTTTTCCGGAAATTGATGTTTTATCCATATGAAAGGTGGAAACGGCCGGAGATTCTAGCCGCTGGAGCTGGACATAAAAAAGCCGAACTGACTGCTTATTAGTTAATGTATAAAAAAATGCAGATAAAGCCGAACCTCTACCTGCACAGATTATTTATT
This region includes:
- the ruvA gene encoding Holliday junction DNA helicase RuvA; protein product: MYEYITGYVEHVGPEYVVLDHNGIGYQIFTPNPYVFQRSKQEIRVYTYHYVREDIMALYGFKTREERLLFTKLLGVSGIGPKGALAILASGQTGQVVQAIEHEDEKFLVKFPGVGKKTARQMILDLKGKLADVVPDAFVDLFSDEERFDEKKGSSAELDEALEALRALGYAEREVSRVVPELLKESLTTDQYIKKALSLLLNGKR
- a CDS encoding iron-hydroxamate ABC transporter substrate-binding protein, yielding MKRNLSILFTLILVIFAIVGCSSKQEESQAKEQPKTKVVKHAKGEVKIPTNPKRIVDLSGSSEELLLLGHKPVGTANTYKDKIQDHLQEKLKGVKAVGWYWAPKVDLEAVTALKPDLIILNNRQLKIYDQLEKVAPTVVLETNLENWRDKFKEVGNLFDEEKKADKWIADYDKKAASLSKKIKGKTKDENFMFLAVTPQNFRVYGSFGYGDILFNDLKLPATKGTDLKQTMAQVSLEGLVAFQPDQMFIVNFGGEADKVYDDYKNSAVWKDNKAVKNNHVYKVSNEVFNTKAFNPIGKDMLIDEIAKQILDKNK
- a CDS encoding BofC C-terminal domain-containing protein, which produces MKFMMIAVQVVIAMFCLYHESSATAAATVPNVTQKEPQVTILLERIYVDGEVSEEIFTEKVANLEQFLKQYKEWQLVDRDDVQIILQKKVDDISPLLKTSGYFGVSNEGILQIFNGVPKSDNAIHSFFQIDMKKLESYERAELKRGIRIKSKERFVKTIEKMRRYAVQNKKNSSSG